From Rutidosis leptorrhynchoides isolate AG116_Rl617_1_P2 chromosome 3, CSIRO_AGI_Rlap_v1, whole genome shotgun sequence, a single genomic window includes:
- the LOC139901148 gene encoding uncharacterized mitochondrial protein AtMg00310-like: MSFGGRLTLVGSVLNSLPVYYFSHFRALPCVLNKLESVRRKNFWGGSGDVSKMSWVRWDDVIRPFEAGGLNLGSLKCKNWALIGKWWWRFNTESTSLWVKVIKSIYGGSGHLLTGGLSCSSSSNSLWLDIVKTCFKIDEVGIDFTRSMVRTIGNGNNTSFWQDPWLGNTPLKITYSRLFRLEVNQDAKVCDRVIWQSHAFVSDAVLARVPNGRTRGELMAINNMLQDLSFDTTKEDSWVWSLSGNGNFCTKILNDLIFSKTFQTGGITNGATLRNNLIPKEVEIFI; encoded by the coding sequence ATGTCTTTTGGTGGACGCTTGACTCTCGTCGGTTCGGTCTTAAATAGTTTGCCAGTGTACTACTTTTCACACTTCCGTGCCCTGCCTTGTGTGCTAAACAAATTAGAAAGTGTGAGACGAAAAaatttttggggcgggtcgggggaTGTTTCAAAAATGTCTTGGGTTAGATGGGATGACGTTATCCGGCCTTTTGAGGCGGGAGGACTTAACTTGGGTTCTTTAAAATGTAAAAATTGGGCtttaatcggcaagtggtggtggaggttcaatacCGAATCCACCTCTTTGTGGGTTAAAGTCATAAAAAGTATTTATGGGGGGTCGGGGCATCTTTTGACGGGCGGGTTATCATGTTCATCTAGCTCTAACAGTTTGTGGCTAGATATTGTGAAAACATGTTTCAAGATCGATGAAGTCGGAATCGACTTTACACGTTCAATGGTGCGAACAATTGGGAATGGCAATAACACTAGCTTTTGGCAGGACCCGTGGCTTGGTAACACTCCACTCAAAATTACCTATAGCAGGCTGTTTCGATTGGAAGTGAACCAAGACGCCAAGGTTTGTGATCGAGTGATATGGCAGTCTCATGCCTTCGTTTCTGATGCAGTTTTGGCCCGGGTTCCAAACGGGCGAACAAGAGGTGAGCTGATGGCGATTAACAACATGCTACAGGATCTCAGTTTCGATACAACAAAAGAAGACTCGTGGGTTTGGTCGTTAAGTGGCAACGGTAACTTTTGCACAAAAATTCTCAATGATCTTATCTTCTCGAAGACTTTTCAAACAGGTGGAATCACAAATGGTGCGACTCTTAGGAATAATCTTATACCGAAGGAAGTTGAAATCTTCATATAG